In the Diadema setosum chromosome 11, eeDiaSeto1, whole genome shotgun sequence genome, caagtttgatatgacatgacacattatgcagcaatatttggggtaaatttctcacattgtgcaatcgaaatactcacagtagGCCTAACTTGGTTATAACGCAGAAATTGTATCCATATCGCAACATCGCTGTTCGCTAGCTGTAAGTCGCCATTTTTAATCTGTAAGCCAATCAaatgcgaggtacgtgttttagtgaaaaaaacacgtagaaactacctcgcatgtgattggctaatagattcatactgtatgtttctgcagtttgaacgtgacgacgcgacgggctggttgatgtgtgttttacgtttaaaattctaccaaaatgttggattattcattaatctggtgagtgtaGTGTATTCTTGAATACACATGTAGTTGATTTCACTAAACAAGATTAAATTTGCCGACCTAGGGCCGTGACttagacgcaatcgagaagggtgaggtaattttccatagagacagtggttaagaacatccctacagcaatgggtactgataccttccgtctgtctacggaggacagcgttaatggcaaaatataaaagagtcctccggacagacaaATCTTTCTGTTagacctttacataccccgagaaattgaacgcataaaattaagtccgacatacaaacggcgacagcgcactactccgtcatcgtatcatcaggagattctgggaggtgatttttctgcattttcgtgatatttattgagaaattcaggtacgattatggaataatttctattataagagcatcacaaattttcgtgcgcgatatctagacccctcaaccatacaacCCTACATGACTACATCTGTATGTCTGGCTTCATGGATCTCCTCCTGGAGGAGAGCGATAATGTCAAagaataaaagactcctccggacagatggatctttctgtctataaatctagtctagatgtagattGACCAGACGCAGTGCGACTTCTGGCACTGTACAGCGACGGACAGGGTTGTGTCAATCTCAGCAGCTTTGGGGAACATCTTAAGAGGGGTTGACCCAAAAATTGGTTTGTATCTTGTTGGGGATATGTTCCAcggagactgcatctggcttcacggaatgcCCTTCTATGGAGTCGGAGGAGAGctgtaaatgtcaaaaaaaatgatttaaaatgaAGTTGATGCTGTGTGAAActgtgtgaggggggggggtagggaaaATGCAGTGTAATCTGTGAATGtgttcttccttttttattttatatcgtACCCGACTCAGGTACAATGATTAGACCATCTAACTTTTAATTAGaaaatgtgatcatgatgaCATCTTGTGCCCTTAACATGAGAGCAACTGAGAAAGCAATTCTGGATTACTGTaaaaccggatttttttttgtgtgtgcattttaatttcttgaattttacaagagccaagattcgcaaaaataaaaggcctgtaaagttgtttttttttctacactaAATGCAGTGCATGCCAGTagcaacttgaaaaaaaaaatcatactacAAAGTTCATAGTCAGTTATTGAAGACAAATGTATGTGAAATGACGCAGTGCAGTGGCACTCATGAAGTGGtccaactacatgtatttcctaACATTatatttggtttgttttgtgtgaCATTTACAttcgatctctctctctcacactgtAGTGCAAATTCATTTTACTTTGATGCAGACTATTGATATAACacatgtttttatacatgtatttgtttttgtgtttgttcttACCTGTGTAGGTGTTCTCAAGGAAATCAAACAGTTGTATGAGACACTTCTGACAAAGGACCTTGACAATCACAACAAGAGGCGCACCCTGATCCACCTCCATCGAAGCCTGATCCAGAGTCAGGAACTTGGAGATGAGAAGCTCCAGTTTGCCTCCCAAATCGTAGAGGTGGTCGAAAACCGTCTTCGCCAGATGAACATGAACCGCACCCACCTTGAGATCACAGAGAAGCCCGAACATCCACCAGACCCGCCCCCGAAGAGCAAGAAGGCAGCTCCCGCCGTCGTGGAGACGGCTGTCCCCGAAAAGACCAGCAAGCGGCTGCGACGTAGCCGCAACATCGACACCAAGGAAAAGGACAACCACGTCCCACAACCGGCGGAGAACCCCAAggcgaagaagaagaagcgcaaCAAGGCGAAAGCTGACCGTGATATCTTGCCGATTGATCCACCCATTGATCCGAATGAGCCCACATACTGTCTCTGTCAGCAGGTGTCATATGGTGACATGGTTGGGTGTGACAACAAAGACTGTCCATTTGAATGGTTCCACTTTGGTTGCGTTGGGTTGAGTACCAAACCCAAGGGCAAGTGGTATTGCCCGAAATGCTTGCCtgatgtgaaaaagaaatgatgtgcgcagctctctctatctctattctATTATTTTTACTTAATATTAATGCATTTATACTTCATATATTAAATGCAGAACATGTTCACAAATGTATTCATCATTTTTGGAAAATTGATCTCTCCAGGACGGCAATTCTCTCAGTTTGTCAAACATTGTAGAAGCTAGGTATTATGTGCATTACTAGGTACAATGCATAAATACCACTCATGCTGTGCACATGATAGAATTATATGTAGCTCAGCACTACAGTGTACTTGTTCTAGTGATGACAGTTACATCGGATCAGTATGTTTGTGAACAGGTTCACTGCATTTTTCTGTTTATATGGATTggttatattttgtaaatattaaaGTGCATTATTAAATTAATGATGTTTATGACAACAAAGTATTTGGCATAATTATAACGAATTATCTACAAAAGTTCCATAGTACACCTGCTGGACAGCTTTTGAGAGCCCATTACACTGTATTTCAAGGGGTTGCAACAGATGAAAAGAGTGAAATGCATACATGCTTTTACATAGTCAGTTATTGTTTTACAACTGATATCAGTCTTGCAAACAGAACTTTGCAAAAATTTTCTAGGTGATATGGAGCATTGATGTGTGAATATGATTAGTTTTGAATCAAACAACTTGAACACCCAAAGTTGAGTGTTTCTGACCAGAAAAGAACAACTGAATACAGTCAACGTCACTGTGGTGGAATCCATGGAAAAAAGTCCTTCTGGTAATataaaaaaagcaaagtttgaCTTTTCAAAACAATAGGAATGAACACCTTTGTTTCAAGCCAGGAACTCCATCCACGATAAAACTTTTCTTCGACTGTGCCAAATTTTCAACATGAGTGAGGACGATTTATGTAGGGGAGGCTGCCTGTATGTCAAAAGATATTTGACCAATACAGATAAATCCTGTTGAAATGAACCTGGAGTCAACCAGATTTCAGTAGTATGCTATGAGATGATTTTTCCTGTATGGACTTCTAATTATGCATCTTTTTATGACATAGCTCACTTGATGAAGTGAGTTGAAACACAACATAGATTTAGTCAGCCTCTGCACTACAGCCTCCATTTCCTTTTTATATTTGTCATTGATAAGTCGTAATACCAGAACAATACAATGAATTTTGCTAATGGAATACATCTGACTGCGACTTTATAGTACTGTTCATAGAAAACAAGTGAAATTAAAAATTCCCTGACCTCCTGATTTCTTGGTCATGTTTTGGGGTGTGGTGATTGTAACTGCTAAAATGTATTCACTAGACATAAAAGCTTATCTTTGGTTTTTGCATGTACAAGCAAGTCCTGGTACATGTTTGACAAATTCCTTAGAaatggcaattttctttcgttatgtcaAAAATTTGTTATATGTAGCCAAACAGAAAGAGTAGAGAAAGATAGATGATAATTTGGGCACtcaaatttttattttgcagtaacCAGAAATTATAACCGTGAACATAATAGTGGGAGGGCACTgtacattttacatgtacagAACATATGTGTGATCATAGTAATACTGTATGTGTGCCAGTAATGTCTACGTGTCTATAGATGCTTGAAGACCAAACTTGTGACAAGTGACCCAATACAaacatttgtgtgttttttccttaaaaccCATCCTCCTATTGATTGCATTTAGCATTCAGCAATGTACAATGGCCTTTCACACACAGCACTATATTTGtgttaatatttttgttttaaatgacctcTAGAGCGTACATGAGTTGGCATACATCTTTGTATTTCAGAATCATTGTAATGAATGCCTTCAAACAATTTGATTCTTAATCTTAAATTATGCAGCCAGAATGGAACTGAAGTTCAAATTTGGACACAGAATTGAACAAGCCTGTACCTATTCAAGGTACAagtacttcatttcatttccacacAGTCTTCTGAGTTGTATGTATTGACAGTATCAGGGTTTGTTCATTTCCTTTAATTGTGAAGGAAGAAAGTAAGGTATGTTACCATTATGTCTTTGATATTGTCAGGCTTTAACTAGAATCTGAAATACAGTATATCTGACAATTTTCGTATGTCCACATGCATCAACAGAAaaacaatgcaatacatgtactagtactcGTATTAGGACTTTCAATAACCCTCAAATATTGTTAGGCCCTGTATGCCAAGCTCATCAGTATGTTTTGATTGGGAATGTATCAACATGTGTGTCTGTGAAGTGGACTGTGCATCGCAGATGCCTCATGACATGCTGCAGTGTATCTGAAATACATCTGGTTAAGATTCTCCTCCACTGACCAGTCAACTTTGTCCTACTTTACATGAACCTCCAGAGTTCCAGTGCATCATTCATTGGACTTCTATTGCGCTGAACTCATTGGACCAAGGAAATGAGTTATCTATTCAACAGTTTTATAGCAAGAGATTGCTGTAGACAATGTATTAGACCCATAGAAATTAATTGATAaaatatgggggaaaaaaaggaagcagGACTTAGAGAACTTGTTCAAGTTAATTTTTGGAAATACACTTGTATGAATTGTTTATTGTAGGGTGGATGATGAACAAATGTCATACCTGTAGTCATAATCATAGTTTCATCAACTTTGTTCAGCAGGGAATATATTTTGGTGTATGCAAGAAAGTCCTCCCCAAAGGTCAAAGtgcacaatgtacagtatgtatataataCTTGTATCAATAAAGATGTCAGGTAAAGGAAAGAAATGTCCATTGTCTTATGAGATTCATATGTGAGAAGTATGGATTTattaaaatgcagcaatattgtaaatgaaacatGTCAAAACTGTAAACATTCAAACCTATCCAACAATGTTGATTGTtttgatatgtattttgttgataaaacatatcaaaacaatcaacattgtttttaagtacagatgtatttgttatttgtaTGTGAAATGTAGCTCTTCTACCTGCACTGTATGTCATTGCTCTTACTGTCTGTCCATctggttctctctctctcctctctcttatTGATTGATATTACAGGCAGACATGGAGACACAGTCTACTGAAATAGTTTATACAGATGGCCAGGGTACATCCAGACAAAATGGGCAAAAGTCATTCTGACTTGTGCTAAGACTATCTTTGGTCATCATAATTGCAGAGATACACATACAGTGTTTATGTTCAGGTGTGCATCACGGAATCattaatttaatgaaatatgtatGTAATAATTCTGTGTCCTACGAGGTGCCCCAAAACTGAATAGAGCTACAAAGATAATACTTCAGGGAAACATTTTCTGTTCAAGAAAAAGTAACTCAGTAAGCTACAAAGAAATTTAGCGTATGTTGGGGAAATCCATACTCGGACGGAATGTTGCTTTgtttgacatcattattataGTGTACCTCCACAGGAGCGGTCTTAATGTTATGGCATAATCATATTGTCTGTGGCATCTTTTCTCGGTCAAATGTTGCCTACGTTCCTACTTTCTCTATATTCCCTCACTAAACAACCGTCATAAAGCATCCTCGAAAGACACAAAGTCATGTCTTCCTTTCTGTCTGAAGGTAGAAAGCTGTACAAGTACTTCTAGTATGTTTCTTCGCCTGTGTGTGAAATGAAGAAGTGTCAGCAGACCACATTATTAACATTCAATCATGCATATATTTAcgtataatgtatatgtatatatatacatatatattataattcatgtatatgtatatttatatatatgtatatgtatatatatatatatatatatatatatatatatatatatatatatacatatatatatgcatcatgGAGTCATTAATTTAATCCTATGTATTTGTGCACATAGCTGCAgacaattatatatatgtattcatgtattatttTCCCCCAATATCTGTCCAATTCGCACATAACCACACGTAACCTGAAATTTCCAATATTATCATGAATGGTGTTTTGAacaaataatattgtaaatactCCCTTGAACCgaaaagaaatgtatatacTAGTAGGTATCTCTATTTAATATAGCCCGTTAGTGTATTTTAGATGGAGTGTATGTTCTAAGTGATATCTAATGCCGATGCTCTCAAGAATAATTCTCTGCTCTCAATTCAAATGACTgtcattcatatacatgtactatggcACACCAGCGTATCACAACTCTCACGATTCAGCCGCGGAGGCCTAATTTTGTCCACATAGCTACAGACATAGTGTCTGCAAACGCTACAGTATACAGTTGGATATGTGACGTGTACAGTGCATATGGTATTGTCCGTGTCATATAAAATAATTTATTCATCTTCGGCATTTACTGATATCATACAGATGCACTCTAGCAGCACTTTCCACCTAATCATACCACCGACTGAAAAGGGAACCTGATTTTTAAATTTGCAGTAAACCTCCCCTAAGTCGATATTGCATACGCAATACAtgttggaaaaaacaaaacagccttAATGGTTAAAATCTTGtattaaccctaaaggggccgggcttttttggctatgctcagaccgggggggggggggggggggggcggattccgccccccccccccccatgagatctcggccatcggtggtgcgatcgcgatgaaattttgcatgcgtgagacccgcgtcataatctacaagattgtgttataagattttttgaaacaatcaatttctaattttaattaattaattatgcaaattaagctcaaggtgatatttcagcttaattaaaagcattgagagtctaatttttgatctgtaaatctgttttagcatattcaacaattgtacatcacaaaaacttccaaaactcatttcaattcttatgtattttattgttttcagaatttcttatgtatttcgttgtttttcaactttttttttctttgttttttcattggaaattgtcactgaccacttttctaccataattagcacaaaattaatcaatgaaagtgattaattgtaaaaataatcaggtttttatgcctttcatgacagagcactgttttccataggaaatgtacacaaaatcacaaaattgtgcccgttttggagcgacattccgttacaaaaatgggcgtggcttcgcaaaagtatgcgcggacgttgcaaatttggtctcaaaagttgcgcgagacttgaacgaagaaagtcaagaagcctcgcgatgaggccttctcgcgttacagaattatagcgcgaaacgtcgaggggggggggggcggattccgcccccccccccggcccttttagggttaaggtatTACGCATATAAATCGAAATGTATGTGAGGTTGAATGATTTTCTTCAGTCCTTGTGAATTATGAATTATAGTAAGGCGAGGTTGATTGTACCGGGTATATTGAATTTGAGCCTGCGTGCTGACAAAAACACTTCTAATAAATGTAGCAGTGTATTATTTCGAACAATCCGGTACAATTTACCTGGAATCAAGTATTACATCTCACATACTTATATGAACTTCCACTTCACATAATAATCTACTTTTCTGAAAAGCAGCATGGCGGTATCAAAGTGAACGCATTGTTAATGCTGTACGACAATGTTCGAAAGACTGAGCCTGCACTGCGTCCACAACGGAGTTTACTTAATGGAAATCCCCCTGTGACATTGTTAAAGTAAAACATAAACaactgtttgtgtgttgtttgtttgtttgtttttttatggcgATGTCGACGGTAGCTGTTTCCAAGAATCCATGATGTGATGCTCTCGCATACGCTGCGCGTTTCAGTCCCTTTTTTCGCTTTCCTCTTTGTCACCGGGAAGATAGCATCTTCCACGGGTCTAAGTAAGGTGTAATTGCCAAGTCTTGGATACACTCCCGACAAGCGTTCTACATTGTAGTTGCACGGAATGGATGAACTCGAATAAATAAATCAGTCAAATGGTTTGTCCTCGCTGGCTAAATAATCACTTCCTCGACATGATGACATTCTACGTTTATGCAGCAAGTCACTTCTTATGACAAACAATCGAACACGCTTCCCTGAATTGATGAATCGTTTCACAGTAAAATGCACAAAAACAGATCTTGTGTCACCTTATCTTAACCATAATAAATAATCATAGCACATTTACAAGGCCCTTTTACCCCTCGGGTCCATAGATTTCTGCGGAGTTCTCTAAACTATGTCCAGATTCGTGGAGTCTTTTAACCACACATTGTTGAATGACGGTAACGTTGGTGACATATCACTGCATCGACACTGAAAAGGAGCAGATGACGGTAATGTCCGTTTCCAACACACTCGAACGTCATCAGTAACGCTCCGCACAGGGTAGAGCATCTGTTTTGGCGCCAAGGAGAGAGACGCCATCGTGGTAGGTCTTGCGCGGAGGTCAACAGGGAAGTCAGGGGTGGTGATATTATGTACTTCCGGTGACGGTGAACTCTGCCTAGCTGACGTCAGAGCTGGTGTGGATGTCAGAGATGTCCGCGTCGTGCCGACATCTGAAGATGAGTCGTAGCTAGATTTGGGTAATGATTTCACGGGTTTATCGCTGTCGCCGGAAGGGAGTGATTCCTTTGTTGTGCTTGGATAGTGGGGAACCTCAGTCTGTGTGCTGGTGTTTGTAGTACTTCCAAAAGTTTCCTTTGATGTAGAAGCAGTTGCTTTAGATATCATGTGCTGTTCTGTAGTAGATTGCTTCAACAAATTTTCTGTTACAGTATTAGCTGGATACTGCTCAGTCACATCGTAATCAAGAGATGTAAAGGGCAAGGACGGTTCATGAGTACCAAGCGGTGTGGTCATTATATCGGTTATTGTTATTTCAGAAACTTCTTGTAGAGGAGAAAGTACGGTTGTTTTGAGGGGTAAAGTTACTTCTTCTCTGGTCGCGTGAAGTGATACAATTTCTTGTATACTTTCCGTACTTGTCGTTACAAATAGTGTTGGTTCCAAGTTTTCCTCGGTAGAAAGCAGTTGCTCGTCAAAGGTAACAAAAGGTACATCAGTTGTTGGATATGGCGTGGTAAATACATCTGTATTCGTAGACTGTTTGGTAGAGTCCTCTGATACAGAGATAACCGGAACTGTGGTAACAAAGGTGGTATCATTGACTGAATCTGCTGTATGATTCGGCCTAGAATGAGTCGTAGAGACACGCGGCTGTGTCGTAGGTGCATCAGTTGATGACGCGTAGCCCTGAGACGTCATACGATCATTCGCTAGTGTTCCTGGCAGACGATCTGTCGTCTTTTTGGATTCTGGTGGCAGCGGAGCTCTAGGGATGCTAGGCAGAGATACGTTGCCTGGCGCCCCCTTATCAGGAGCTCCAGAATAGGGTTTGTCGCTTGTCGTCCAAACAGTGGGGGTTGAATCCGTAGTAACTGACTCTTGATCTTGCTCTGACTGAGCAGTGGTGGAAAGAGTGGTATTACTAATCGTCGCTGAATCCATCGATGAGGAAGCTGTCGGTTTCGATTTAAAACCTGGGCTGCTCGTTACAAACGAGTCACTAGAATGTACGCTCGGTGTCGTTATAGTAACACCGGGGATTGTAGATGATGCTTCTTTTATTGTCGAGAGTGATTTAGGTGTCACTGAGAGAGTTTTAACTTTTGTTGATTTTAAATTTGTTGCAGCCTGAGTTGTAGCGAATAAATTGGTCTTGTTGGTTGCTGATGAAGCCATTGATAGGGACATTGCTGGTGAGGATGTCACATCTTCGATGTTCGTTGGCACAAAGGAGTCAGTCGTCTGCGCGATAGTTGCCCTGGTAACACCAGAGGCAGCAGATGACGCTTTCTTAATCGTAGAGAAAAATCTGGATGCAATTGTGGATGTTTGAATTTCTGTTGCAACGTAGGAGGTTGTAGCCGTGATTTCGTCGACGTCGGGCGTTTGATGACCAGATCCTGTCGACAGACGAGCGTTTGCAGTCGGTATGGATGAATATGTCGGCGAGAGTGTCTGGATACCTGCGGTGATAGTCTCGTCGCCAGGATTGTCGGTCTGATTTTTAGTTTTCGTCATCAAGGTTGTCTCATTCCCTGTCGGGAGTTGAGATGTCGCTGTGGACAGTGGTGTAACACTGACTTCGTTATATGTTTTATTAAATGTAGTCGCGATTTCCGAAGTTAAAAATGTGGTACGTTGCGGCGCGGGAGGAACAGAAATATCTGCATGTGCTGTTCGGGTCGTATATCGCTGTGACGTAACGGACGGCGTGGTTGCAGCTAACGTTTTGCTTGGCGCCGGATTACTTCTTGCAGTGTATGTTTTGTCCGATGTGGTCTGTGGTGGAAAAGTTGTTGCAATAGTTGATGACGGCTCCGCGGAAGTTTCTCTTGAGGACTTTAACGGCAGCGTGATAAATGTAGGTGtcggtgatgatgatgtgtcTTGAAATGTTGTGAGAAAGGGTGTACTAGGCCTTGGAGAATAACCGGTGGACGCTGTTGTCTCTCTAAGAGCTGCAGgcgttgtcatggaaacagttGTTTTGTGGAAAGTGCGTTGAGGACTTGTGCGTGGGGGAGATGTCAACTTTTCTGTCGACTGTTCAGTTGTGCTCTTGGTAGTACTAGGAGGAAGTGTTCTCGGAacctaagagagagagagagggggggggggggggaggaagtgGTTGAGAGACTGTCTGAATTATCTGTTTGGACAAACTTCCGATCAGTATAAAGGAAGAATTCAGCATAACTGTCCTCCGCTAAAGCTTGTACGGAACATCTCAAGCGAACAAAAGCAACTTTTCATATGTGTTATATGGTATATCATGGCCTTTTATCTAATTACATAATATTCATATCATCAACTTGTTTTGGCGATGTTGTTGGATAAAAAAGGGCAGGTTCATACCATacatttgatttaaaaatgatagaaaaataGTTTAACAactatctttaaaaaaaatactgtgcCCCTAAATTAATGACGGATACAGGGCGTAATTATAAAACTGTGCCCCTAAATTGTTACACGTCCGATTTCTGTTCCTTGTCCCAAAAATGTCCGGAGGTACCGGAGGAAGAGCG is a window encoding:
- the LOC140235520 gene encoding inhibitor of growth protein 2-like; this encodes MSQSAANMHQTTTYVEDYLDCIESLPNDLQRNVSQIREIDNAYQSVLKEIKQLYETLLTKDLDNHNKRRTLIHLHRSLIQSQELGDEKLQFASQIVEVVENRLRQMNMNRTHLEITEKPEHPPDPPPKSKKAAPAVVETAVPEKTSKRLRRSRNIDTKEKDNHVPQPAENPKAKKKKRNKAKADRDILPIDPPIDPNEPTYCLCQQVSYGDMVGCDNKDCPFEWFHFGCVGLSTKPKGKWYCPKCLPDVKKK